The nucleotide sequence CATTTGACTGTTCGAAATGGTAACGAATCGCTTCAGCAATTCTCGCAGAAGCATCGCCATCACCGTACGGGTTTGATGCTTTGGACATTTGTTCATATACTTCTGGATTTGTTAACAGCTCTTTTGCTAGCTGATAAACATTTTCCTCTTCTGTTCCTGCTAATTTCAATGTACCCGCTTCAATTCCTTCAGGACGTTCTGTGGTGTCACGAAGCACGAGAACAGGAACGCCAAGAGATGGAGCTTCTTCTTGAACTCCGCCTGAATCGGTCATGATGAAATAAGATTGGTTTGCAAAGTTATGAAAATCAATAACACCGAGCGGTTCAATAAGATGGATTCGCGGATCATCGCCAAGAATTTCCCCGGCAATTTCACGAACAACAGGGTTAAGATGTACAGGGTAAACAACTTGCACATCTTCATGTTCATTGACAATTCGTTTAATTGCTTTGAACATATTACGCATTGGCTGACCAAGGTTTTCACGACGATGGGCGGTAAGAAGAATCATCTTATCGTCACCGATTTTTTCAAGTACCTCGTGCTGGTAATCATTGCTGACCGTTGTTTTTAACGCATCAATTGCCGTGTTTCCTGTTACGAAAATTGCATCCTTCTTCTTATTTTCATTCAAAAGGTTGCTTTCCGCTTTATCAGTTGGCGCAAAGTGCAAATCTGCAAGCACACCTGTTAATTGACGGTTCATTTCCTCTGGATACGGAGAAAACTTGTTCCATGTACGAAGGCCTGCTTCCACATGCCCGACAGCCGCTTGGTTATAAAAGGCAGCAAGTCCAGCCACGAATGTTGTCGTTGTATCCCCATGAACGAGGACAATATCCGGCTTGACATCCTGCATAATCTTCTCTAAACCTTCTAATGCTTTTGTCGTAACATCTGTTAATGTTTGGCGTGCCTTCATAATATTTAAGTCATAGTCCGGTTTCACACCAAAAATATCCAACACTTGATCAAGCATTTCTCTATGTTGAGCAGTAACCGTTACAATCGACTCAAATTGTTCTGGACGCTTCTCTAGCTCCAGTACAAGTGGTGCCATCTTTATCGCTTCAGGCCGCGTACCGAAAATAGTCATGACCTTAATCCGCTTAGCCACACAATCACCTCAATTTTATTTCGTTCCGAATAAACGGTCGCCGGCATCACCGAGACCAGGTACAATGTATCCTTTTTCATTCAGTTTTTCGTCAAGTGCCGCTAGATATATGTCCACATCTGGATGTTCTTTTTTCACAACTTCTACACCTTCTGGGGCTGCGATAATACACATAAGCTTAATATTTTTCGCACCGCGCTTTTTAAGTGATGTAATTGCCTCTACTGCTGAACCACCAGTCGCAAGCATCGGATCTAACACGATAAGTTCACGCTCTTCAATGTCAGAAGGTAACTTTACGTAATACTCTACTGGCTTCAATGTTTCTGGGTCACGGTATAAGCCAACGTGTCCAACCTTTGCAGCCGGAATAAGCTTCAAAATGCCATCAACCATTCCAAGACCTGCACGTAGGATCGGTACTAAGCCAAGCTTCTTCCCTGCTAACACTTTTGACTTCGCTTCTTGAACAGGTGTTTCAATTTCAACTTCTTCTAATGGAAGCTCACGCGTAATCTCGAATGCCATTAAGCTTGCAACCTCATCTACAAGCTCACGAAATTCCTTTGTACCAGTTCTTTTGTCACGTATGTATGTTAATTTGTGCTGAATTAACGGATGATCAAAAACATATACTTTTCCCATTGATGTATCTCTCCTTTTTCAGTCCAGAATTTTCGACAATAATCCTCTCTGTCTCCATTCCTAAAAATTGTACAGAAAAAACGATTACACTGCAAGCTTTGCAGAGAAATCTCCACTGGGAGATAAACGTTTTCCCCTTATACAACTGTTATACCTCACCCTTTCAACCTATACACAAATTTTTTTCGTGACAAATTTCTTAGAAAAATATAGCCAAAACGGAAAAAATTTGGTATGTTCACATTGATACGTCGTTCTTTTCTTTTCCTTTTTGAATAGAACGCAATGACAAAACTTGCTGTATAGCAAAACCGCCGTTCTTTTTATGAACGACGGTTTTTTCTTGGAAGAAAACGAGCATAAAAAAAAGGACTGACTCAACATTTTCGAGTCAGTCCTTTGTTTATTTTAGCGCTCTGGATATAGTTCGAATCCGCTTGTTAACTTCGCAACACGCTCTTTCGCTTCTTTTAACACTTCTTCGTTGTCGATGTTCTTCAATGTAAGAGCAATAATCTTAGCGATCTCTTCCATTTCTGCTTCACCAAAGCCACGGCTTGTTACTGCCGCTGTACCGATACGAACAC is from Bacillus tianshenii and encodes:
- the upp gene encoding uracil phosphoribosyltransferase, with the translated sequence MGKVYVFDHPLIQHKLTYIRDKRTGTKEFRELVDEVASLMAFEITRELPLEEVEIETPVQEAKSKVLAGKKLGLVPILRAGLGMVDGILKLIPAAKVGHVGLYRDPETLKPVEYYVKLPSDIEERELIVLDPMLATGGSAVEAITSLKKRGAKNIKLMCIIAAPEGVEVVKKEHPDVDIYLAALDEKLNEKGYIVPGLGDAGDRLFGTK
- the wecB gene encoding UDP-N-acetylglucosamine 2-epimerase (non-hydrolyzing), whose amino-acid sequence is MAKRIKVMTIFGTRPEAIKMAPLVLELEKRPEQFESIVTVTAQHREMLDQVLDIFGVKPDYDLNIMKARQTLTDVTTKALEGLEKIMQDVKPDIVLVHGDTTTTFVAGLAAFYNQAAVGHVEAGLRTWNKFSPYPEEMNRQLTGVLADLHFAPTDKAESNLLNENKKKDAIFVTGNTAIDALKTTVSNDYQHEVLEKIGDDKMILLTAHRRENLGQPMRNMFKAIKRIVNEHEDVQVVYPVHLNPVVREIAGEILGDDPRIHLIEPLGVIDFHNFANQSYFIMTDSGGVQEEAPSLGVPVLVLRDTTERPEGIEAGTLKLAGTEEENVYQLAKELLTNPEVYEQMSKASNPYGDGDASARIAEAIRYHFEQSNERPKRFTP